The Flammeovirgaceae bacterium genome contains a region encoding:
- a CDS encoding ABC transporter permease → MLSNYWTIAIRSFSRQRNNVVILFLGLAAGITCFIVTFLFFTHETGYDTFHTNADRIFRVQQNRYNKNELTNSSATSNFGIGADMATELPEVERYVMFLKNICIVVKDGEVFKSEQSGYATEDFFKVFSVRLLKGNDSLVLARPFTIALSESFSRTIFKEEDPIGKTLSWRGYIDIEVTGVFEDMPEKSHQAFDALFSMETYKKRASKLVLEEPWRWDGYFNYVMLHRPDQLQAVIEKLPDLIERKTGNWLRETDQKLEINFQPLRSIHLESNFSDEFRPNGNRQTVYFLLTVGLMMLIIAWVNYVSLATVRSIDRAKEVGIRKVVGSLRSQLIGQFLMEAFVINLAAFFIAWLTVWMLLPQFSEWFQRDLRLDFRFSPQLVAGALVLLAISTLASGLYPAFVISGIAPSQILKGNFSSGKRGQLLRKTMVLIPFTITIVLLISLYALHLQLKLMREKELGFAPAGLFVIQNSTLFDSTQNRRIDAFKKEAARIAGVTGLTTLTSLPGEFIIPYANSVQRIGAAKEDVNQYRYFEVDEHFVELLGITLVAGNGFGPAAVPYKEVLVNETASRLLGFSTPEDAVDEKAFFLDDTVMIRGVIRDYHHESPKSKIQPVFYVFHKGRTNYYVIRLESESPETRKQIEQLFINTFPGQAPESFMLMDKYDSQYASDERLGKIITTFTIVLLVITCTGLFSLASFTAKFRMKEIGIRKVMGASASDAAFLLVKEYLVIVLIALAAGIPIALKVLDEWLTSFTERIEITWFIVAIPSLLVLLIALATILWQTVKSARANPVTVLKYE, encoded by the coding sequence ATGCTAAGCAATTACTGGACGATTGCTATCCGCTCTTTTTCGCGCCAGCGAAACAATGTGGTCATACTCTTTCTCGGTCTGGCTGCGGGTATCACCTGCTTTATTGTTACATTCTTGTTCTTTACCCACGAAACCGGTTACGATACCTTTCACACCAATGCCGATCGGATTTTCAGGGTCCAGCAGAACCGATATAATAAAAATGAGCTTACCAACAGTTCGGCCACATCCAATTTCGGTATTGGTGCAGATATGGCAACCGAGTTACCCGAAGTTGAGCGTTATGTTATGTTCTTAAAAAACATCTGCATTGTGGTTAAGGATGGGGAGGTGTTTAAATCCGAACAATCAGGTTACGCTACCGAAGATTTCTTCAAGGTATTTTCCGTCCGCCTGCTGAAAGGCAACGATTCGCTGGTACTTGCCCGACCCTTTACCATTGCCCTGTCCGAATCGTTCAGCCGGACCATCTTTAAAGAGGAAGACCCGATTGGCAAAACCTTAAGCTGGCGCGGGTACATTGATATAGAGGTTACCGGTGTTTTTGAAGACATGCCGGAAAAAAGCCACCAGGCTTTCGATGCCCTGTTCTCAATGGAAACGTATAAAAAGCGGGCAAGCAAGCTTGTGCTGGAAGAACCCTGGCGGTGGGATGGCTACTTTAATTATGTGATGCTGCACCGGCCTGACCAGTTGCAGGCGGTAATAGAAAAGTTACCCGACCTGATTGAACGAAAAACCGGTAACTGGCTGCGCGAAACCGATCAGAAACTTGAAATCAACTTTCAGCCGCTCCGCTCCATTCACCTCGAAAGCAATTTCAGCGATGAGTTTCGCCCAAATGGTAACAGGCAAACAGTTTATTTCCTCTTAACGGTTGGGTTGATGATGCTTATAATTGCGTGGGTGAATTATGTAAGCTTAGCCACCGTACGCTCAATAGACCGCGCCAAAGAAGTAGGCATCCGAAAAGTAGTAGGCAGCCTGCGCAGCCAGCTCATCGGCCAGTTTTTAATGGAAGCATTCGTAATTAACCTTGCTGCTTTTTTTATCGCCTGGTTAACGGTGTGGATGTTGCTGCCGCAATTTTCAGAATGGTTTCAGCGCGACCTCCGTCTCGACTTCAGGTTCAGCCCTCAACTGGTTGCAGGCGCCCTGGTGTTACTTGCCATCAGCACACTTGCATCCGGTTTATACCCGGCATTTGTTATCTCAGGCATTGCACCATCACAGATACTAAAAGGAAATTTCTCTTCCGGCAAACGCGGGCAACTGCTGCGCAAAACCATGGTACTTATTCCATTCACTATAACTATAGTACTTCTGATCAGCCTGTATGCCCTGCATCTTCAGCTTAAGCTGATGCGAGAAAAAGAACTGGGCTTTGCGCCTGCCGGCCTGTTTGTTATTCAAAACTCCACCTTGTTTGATTCAACCCAGAACAGGCGGATAGACGCGTTTAAGAAAGAGGCTGCACGCATTGCAGGGGTAACCGGTTTAACTACCCTCACGTCATTGCCTGGTGAATTTATTATCCCTTATGCCAACAGTGTACAGCGCATCGGAGCTGCCAAGGAAGATGTTAACCAGTACCGGTATTTTGAGGTTGACGAACACTTTGTTGAATTACTGGGCATAACCCTGGTTGCCGGAAACGGATTCGGACCAGCCGCGGTACCCTATAAGGAAGTTTTGGTTAATGAAACAGCCAGCCGGCTGCTTGGTTTTTCAACACCCGAAGATGCCGTGGATGAAAAAGCCTTTTTCCTGGATGATACCGTTATGATTCGCGGGGTTATTCGCGACTATCACCACGAGTCGCCCAAGAGCAAAATTCAACCCGTATTTTATGTTTTCCACAAGGGTCGGACGAACTATTATGTTATCCGGCTGGAAAGCGAATCGCCAGAAACACGAAAACAAATCGAACAGTTGTTTATAAATACATTTCCGGGCCAGGCGCCCGAATCGTTTATGCTGATGGATAAATACGATTCACAATATGCCAGCGATGAGCGTCTGGGAAAAATCATCACCACGTTCACCATTGTACTGCTCGTTATTACCTGCACGGGTTTATTCAGCCTGGCTTCATTTACGGCCAAATTCCGGATGAAAGAAATCGGCATCCGTAAAGTGATGGGTGCTTCAGCAAGCGATGCAGCCTTTCTGCTGGTAAAAGAATACCTGGTAATTGTACTTATAGCGCTGGCTGCAGGTATCCCGATTGCTTTGAAAGTACTTGATGAATGGCTTACCTCGTTTACGGAGCGTATCGAAATAACGTGGTTTATTGTGGCAATACCTTCCCTCCTTGTTCTGCTTATTGCACTGGCCACCATCCTGTGGCAAACGGTGAAATCGGCCCGGGCCAACCCGGTAACTGTGCTTAAATACGAGTAG
- a CDS encoding Na/Pi cotransporter family protein translates to MDTHLKIIELLAGIGIFLFGMFQLEDSLRQLSGSTFRKLIRRFTSNWFRSVLSGTVATAVLQSSSAVSLMVLAFAGAGILGMESAIGIIIGSNLGTTLTSWIVATMGFKLKIEILALPFIGLGGLGLIVFGKSTRATNISKFLVGFGFLFMGLDYMKTSIDGLAQRYDPSELSHYPGAVFILIGLVLTILVQSSSAAMAIILSSLYSGVITFQLAAYMVIGINIGTTVTIIIGSAGTQTIKKQIALSHLLFNVITALLTILLFPLLINFIQKVIHLENDPVTGIALFHTLFNLIGVTFFLPWIGRFTKLIVRLVPEKKITLTKCLHTLKPDIPEAGIAALKIEIRHLVVEVLRYHLRLLKLTRREPFQSFLKKEDNIRFAESSLDDLYQGIKLLEAEIYTFASGLQMHELRDAEARELNKLLHATRNAVASAKIVKDIRHNLQEAENSGNEEVEKLYKFLKDKWASVHEEFISLLEEKDTGTNIGAIHTLTGRNKEEDIAFTQLLTAAIASQKLLPTDIPTQVAINRAFNMSVRQMIHALRDLLFTEKEAEIVEKLSETTAPKA, encoded by the coding sequence ATGGACACCCATTTAAAGATCATTGAACTGCTGGCCGGCATCGGTATCTTCCTGTTCGGCATGTTCCAGCTCGAGGATTCCCTCAGGCAATTGTCGGGCAGTACATTCCGCAAACTTATCCGCAGGTTTACAAGTAACTGGTTCCGCAGTGTACTCAGCGGCACGGTGGCTACTGCGGTATTACAAAGCAGTTCGGCCGTATCGTTAATGGTGCTGGCGTTTGCAGGCGCAGGAATTCTGGGTATGGAGAGCGCCATCGGTATCATCATCGGCTCAAACCTGGGAACCACACTTACCAGTTGGATTGTGGCCACAATGGGTTTTAAACTCAAGATTGAAATTCTGGCGTTACCGTTTATCGGCCTGGGTGGTTTGGGCCTGATTGTTTTCGGTAAATCAACCCGTGCTACCAACATCAGCAAATTTCTGGTGGGTTTTGGGTTTTTGTTCATGGGACTTGATTACATGAAAACCAGCATTGACGGACTGGCACAACGTTATGACCCGAGCGAATTAAGTCACTACCCCGGAGCAGTATTCATCCTGATTGGCCTTGTGCTTACCATCCTGGTACAGTCCAGTTCGGCCGCCATGGCTATTATCCTGAGTTCTCTTTATTCCGGTGTCATCACGTTTCAACTGGCTGCCTATATGGTAATCGGTATCAACATAGGTACAACCGTTACCATTATCATCGGTTCAGCAGGAACGCAAACCATCAAGAAACAAATTGCTTTAAGTCACTTGCTGTTCAATGTGATAACCGCCCTGCTGACCATTTTATTATTTCCATTGCTGATCAACTTTATCCAAAAAGTTATTCATCTTGAAAATGATCCGGTAACGGGCATTGCACTGTTTCATACCTTATTTAACCTGATAGGCGTAACATTTTTCTTACCATGGATTGGCCGGTTTACCAAATTGATTGTGCGCCTGGTTCCGGAAAAGAAAATTACCCTAACCAAATGCCTGCATACACTGAAACCTGATATACCCGAAGCGGGTATTGCAGCACTCAAAATCGAAATCCGGCATTTGGTAGTTGAGGTGCTCCGCTACCACCTGCGGTTGCTGAAACTTACGCGCAGAGAACCGTTTCAATCGTTTCTCAAGAAAGAAGATAACATCCGGTTTGCCGAAAGTTCACTCGATGACTTATACCAGGGGATTAAACTTCTTGAAGCCGAGATTTACACGTTTGCCTCAGGCTTGCAGATGCACGAACTTCGTGATGCCGAAGCCCGCGAACTGAATAAACTGTTGCACGCCACACGCAATGCGGTGGCATCGGCCAAAATTGTTAAAGACATCCGGCACAACCTGCAGGAAGCAGAAAACTCAGGCAATGAAGAAGTAGAAAAACTGTACAAGTTCCTTAAAGACAAATGGGCGTCAGTTCACGAAGAGTTCATCTCCTTGCTGGAGGAAAAAGATACCGGCACAAACATTGGCGCCATCCACACCCTTACCGGTAGAAACAAAGAGGAGGATATAGCCTTTACCCAACTGCTTACCGCTGCCATTGCTTCACAGAAACTGCTACCAACCGATATCCCTACCCAAGTAGCCATCAACCGGGCGTTTAACATGTCGGTACGGCAGATGATCCATGCCCTGCGCGATTTGCTGTTTACCGAAAAAGAGGCTGAGATTGTTGAAAAATTAAGCGAAACAACAGCCCCGAAAGCATAG
- a CDS encoding NAD(P)H-dependent oxidoreductase subunit E — protein MSKNLSYLAGRKGVAKTLFEELGIAATETGTPPVEKMEELRKEFLVGKANVYGTATFYDFLKPENQGKKVYVCNGSACLCAGTQPSLKEKLQQHFKEEEIGEMCCLGRCHENSAFHIAGKNYSGKAIDSINEIKKNKTVVADKYTIASKGTAVLTQKFPGLEAYYHILKDCLKKPVTQLHNELKTSGLRGRGGAGFPMAIKLESCRNTEADQRFIVCNADEGDPGAYSDRYLLEHQPHSVLMGMIIAGYLADASVGVLYIRAEYPESIEVIESAIRELNEHNFIGENIFGSGFSFRFKVIKAQGAYICGEETALLSSIEGQRPEVRVRPPYPAQQGLFNLPTVVNNVETLANLPFIMQHGGKAFASIGTPKSTGTKLISLDGYFNKPGIYEVDMGTPLRIVVNELGGGFRKPVKAMHIGGPLGGLVPVSKINDLTIDFESFSREGFLLGHASIVCIPEDFPLLLYIEHLFEFTAHESCGKCFPCRLGSTRGKEMLQKARTSDYKINRALLDDLLETLEIGSLCMLGGGLPLPVKNALQYFEDELSIYFTEYNHEGHKEILHKGH, from the coding sequence ATGTCGAAGAACTTAAGCTACCTGGCCGGAAGAAAGGGCGTTGCCAAAACCCTGTTTGAAGAACTGGGCATTGCCGCTACCGAAACGGGCACACCTCCGGTTGAAAAAATGGAGGAACTGCGAAAAGAATTCCTGGTGGGTAAAGCCAATGTGTACGGCACCGCTACCTTCTACGATTTTTTAAAACCCGAAAACCAGGGTAAAAAAGTGTACGTGTGCAACGGCAGTGCCTGCCTTTGTGCCGGAACTCAGCCTTCCTTAAAAGAAAAACTCCAACAACATTTTAAAGAAGAAGAAATTGGCGAAATGTGCTGCCTGGGAAGATGTCATGAGAATTCCGCTTTTCATATTGCCGGGAAGAATTATTCAGGAAAAGCAATCGATTCCATTAATGAAATAAAAAAGAACAAAACGGTAGTAGCCGATAAGTACACCATCGCTTCCAAAGGCACTGCTGTTCTTACACAAAAATTTCCGGGCCTTGAGGCTTATTATCATATCCTAAAAGACTGTTTAAAAAAACCTGTTACTCAATTACATAACGAATTAAAAACTTCGGGTTTACGGGGTCGGGGGGGTGCCGGTTTTCCGATGGCCATAAAACTGGAGAGTTGCCGAAATACCGAAGCGGACCAGCGCTTTATTGTTTGCAATGCCGATGAGGGCGACCCCGGTGCCTACTCCGACCGCTATCTGCTGGAACATCAGCCCCATTCGGTATTGATGGGCATGATCATCGCAGGTTACTTAGCTGATGCATCGGTTGGTGTATTGTACATACGGGCAGAATACCCTGAGTCCATTGAAGTCATTGAAAGTGCAATACGGGAGCTTAATGAACACAATTTTATAGGAGAAAATATTTTTGGGTCAGGCTTCTCATTCCGGTTTAAAGTTATCAAAGCACAAGGTGCCTACATCTGTGGAGAAGAGACAGCCTTGCTATCCTCCATCGAAGGTCAGCGGCCCGAAGTGCGGGTACGCCCGCCCTACCCCGCCCAGCAAGGTTTGTTTAATCTACCCACTGTTGTTAACAATGTTGAAACGCTTGCCAATCTTCCTTTCATTATGCAACACGGAGGCAAAGCGTTTGCTTCAATTGGCACACCCAAATCAACCGGTACAAAACTGATTTCACTGGATGGCTACTTTAACAAGCCCGGCATCTATGAAGTGGATATGGGTACTCCCCTGCGTATTGTGGTGAATGAATTAGGCGGTGGTTTTCGTAAGCCCGTTAAAGCCATGCACATTGGAGGACCGTTGGGCGGATTGGTACCCGTTTCAAAAATCAATGACCTCACCATCGACTTCGAATCGTTTTCCAGAGAAGGTTTTCTGCTGGGGCATGCTTCCATCGTTTGCATCCCGGAAGACTTTCCACTCCTATTATATATTGAGCATCTGTTTGAGTTTACCGCCCACGAAAGTTGCGGCAAATGCTTCCCCTGCCGGCTGGGCTCTACCCGAGGCAAGGAGATGCTCCAAAAAGCACGTACCAGCGATTATAAAATCAATCGTGCGTTGCTGGATGATTTGTTGGAAACCCTGGAAATCGGTTCGTTGTGCATGCTCGGTGGCGGCTTGCCGTTACCGGTAAAAAATGCCTTGCAGTATTTTGAAGATGAATTGAGTATCTATTTTACGGAATATAACCACGAAGGGCACAAAGAAATTTTACACAAAGGACACTAA
- the fdhF gene encoding formate dehydrogenase subunit alpha, producing the protein MEAVKTTSTVNIHTNGNGAEKIKLAFINGKPYEIKEGETILSFVRRSLGNRIPTLCDAPNLEPFGSCRVCSVEVALQPNGNTKTVASCHTPVTANSFIYTDTEKITRLRKNIIELVLTDHPLDCLTCEVNNNCELQTVAAQVGVRTVRYPEGKTHLDRKKDLSHPYMTSDLSKCINCFRCVRACDEVQGEMVLSMAGRGFDSRIIKSFDDNFLNSDCVSCGACAQACPTSAISDVFESKSINVQKKVRTVCTYCGVGCNLEVAVNDDKIKSIQAPYDAEVNQGHTCLKGRFAFSFYNHPDRLRTPLIRKNGELQPASWDEAYDFIAEKLTHIKNTYGPDYIAGISSARCTNEENYLMQKFIRVVIGTNNIDSCARVCHSPTALGMQRSFGTGAATNSIEDLKYTDCILVIGANPTDGHPVTGAKFKQFAMKGKTTIVIDPRRTELARYATYHLPLRPGTNVAILNMMLYYIITEGLEDKQFIESRTEGYDDFKKQILNVNIDELENITGVDKNLVHDATLAYAKAKAAMAFHGLGVTEHSYGTYAIMLITDLAMITGNIGRRGVGVNPLRGQNNVQGAADMGCQPHQGAGYFDVTHPEYHKMYEDFYGVKLPNHIGYKIPQMYTASLDNKLKALWLMGEDLVQTDPNTNKVMAALKKLDLLVVQELFMTETAKIATVVLPGASFLEKSGTFTNGERRIQRVNKVVEPIEGTKADGQIVVDIMNRMGYPQPDYDPDTVLKEISRIVPFFKGVKWNELGENGKQWPVKEDGTDTKILHTETFKRGKGKFHYFDFKESREIINNGKEYPYIITTNRELEHYNAGTMTRRTKNVELLTEDVLLINPADAEKHFIKEGDMVCVESARGKVDLKARITDEVKPGILSSTFHFPEIGLNVIGSDEHDSEAMCPEYKVIAVNIRKSKGIRKAVHS; encoded by the coding sequence ATGGAAGCGGTGAAGACAACATCAACGGTAAACATCCACACCAACGGTAATGGTGCGGAGAAAATTAAACTGGCGTTCATTAACGGCAAACCTTATGAGATAAAAGAAGGCGAAACAATATTGTCGTTTGTGCGCAGGAGTTTAGGTAATCGCATCCCTACACTCTGCGATGCGCCTAACCTTGAACCGTTCGGTTCATGCCGGGTTTGCAGCGTGGAAGTTGCCCTGCAACCAAACGGCAATACAAAAACCGTTGCCTCCTGCCATACACCGGTTACTGCAAATTCCTTCATCTACACCGATACTGAAAAAATCACAAGACTACGCAAAAACATCATCGAACTGGTGCTTACCGATCACCCGCTCGACTGCCTGACCTGCGAAGTAAATAACAACTGCGAACTGCAAACAGTAGCCGCACAAGTTGGCGTTCGCACCGTGCGTTACCCGGAAGGTAAAACCCATCTCGATCGCAAGAAGGATTTGAGTCACCCCTACATGACCTCCGATCTTTCCAAGTGTATCAACTGCTTCCGCTGTGTACGCGCCTGCGATGAAGTGCAGGGCGAAATGGTACTAAGCATGGCCGGCCGCGGATTTGACAGCCGCATTATAAAAAGCTTTGACGATAACTTCCTGAACTCCGACTGTGTAAGCTGTGGTGCGTGCGCACAGGCTTGTCCTACCTCAGCCATTTCGGATGTGTTTGAATCGAAAAGCATTAACGTGCAGAAAAAAGTACGCACGGTATGCACCTATTGTGGCGTGGGTTGCAACCTGGAAGTGGCCGTTAACGATGATAAAATCAAATCCATACAAGCACCCTACGATGCCGAGGTAAACCAGGGGCATACGTGTTTGAAAGGGAGATTTGCATTTTCCTTCTACAATCATCCGGACCGGTTACGTACACCCCTCATCCGTAAAAACGGTGAGCTTCAGCCGGCCTCCTGGGATGAAGCCTATGATTTCATCGCAGAAAAACTTACGCATATTAAAAACACCTATGGGCCCGATTACATCGCAGGCATTTCATCTGCGCGCTGTACGAATGAAGAGAATTACCTGATGCAGAAATTTATCCGGGTAGTTATCGGCACCAACAACATCGACAGTTGTGCACGGGTGTGTCACTCGCCTACTGCCTTGGGCATGCAACGCAGTTTTGGAACAGGTGCAGCCACCAACTCCATTGAAGATTTAAAATATACCGACTGCATTCTGGTAATTGGCGCCAATCCCACCGATGGCCATCCCGTAACAGGCGCCAAGTTCAAGCAGTTTGCCATGAAGGGCAAAACCACGATTGTAATTGACCCGCGCAGAACCGAACTGGCCCGCTACGCCACCTATCACCTGCCGCTTCGCCCGGGCACCAATGTGGCTATACTCAACATGATGTTGTACTACATCATCACCGAAGGGCTGGAGGACAAGCAATTTATTGAATCGCGAACAGAAGGCTATGACGATTTCAAAAAGCAAATACTGAACGTAAACATCGATGAACTGGAGAACATCACCGGTGTTGATAAAAACCTGGTACACGATGCCACGCTGGCTTATGCCAAAGCTAAAGCAGCCATGGCCTTCCATGGATTAGGCGTTACCGAACATTCTTACGGAACGTATGCCATCATGCTCATTACCGATCTGGCCATGATCACCGGCAACATTGGCCGCAGGGGTGTTGGCGTGAACCCTTTACGCGGACAAAATAACGTTCAGGGCGCTGCCGATATGGGCTGCCAGCCGCACCAGGGTGCCGGGTATTTTGATGTTACCCATCCGGAGTATCATAAAATGTATGAAGACTTTTATGGCGTTAAACTCCCCAACCACATCGGCTATAAAATTCCGCAGATGTACACCGCTTCGCTGGATAACAAACTGAAAGCGCTGTGGCTGATGGGCGAAGATTTGGTGCAGACCGACCCGAATACCAACAAAGTAATGGCTGCGTTGAAAAAACTGGACTTACTGGTCGTGCAGGAACTGTTCATGACCGAAACCGCCAAGATTGCCACAGTAGTGTTGCCCGGAGCGTCATTCCTTGAAAAAAGCGGAACGTTTACCAACGGAGAACGAAGAATACAACGCGTAAATAAAGTGGTAGAGCCGATTGAAGGCACGAAGGCTGACGGACAGATTGTGGTGGACATCATGAACCGGATGGGGTATCCGCAACCCGATTATGATCCGGATACAGTATTGAAAGAAATCTCCCGAATTGTTCCGTTCTTTAAGGGTGTAAAATGGAATGAACTTGGCGAAAACGGAAAACAATGGCCGGTAAAAGAAGACGGCACCGATACCAAAATCCTGCACACCGAAACGTTCAAGCGCGGCAAAGGCAAGTTTCATTATTTCGATTTTAAGGAAAGTCGGGAAATTATTAACAACGGAAAAGAATACCCCTACATCATCACGACCAACCGTGAACTGGAGCATTACAATGCCGGCACGATGACGCGCAGGACAAAAAACGTTGAACTGCTCACCGAAGATGTATTGTTGATCAACCCGGCCGATGCCGAAAAACATTTCATTAAGGAAGGCGACATGGTTTGTGTCGAGTCGGCAAGGGGCAAGGTAGATTTGAAAGCCCGTATAACCGATGAAGTGAAGCCCGGCATACTGAGTTCTACGTTCCATTTTCCGGAAATCGGGTTGAATGTAATCGGCTCAGACGAACACGACAGCGAAGCCATGTGCCCGGAATACAAAGTGATTGCGGTGAACATCCGCAAGAGCAAGGGGATCAGAAAAGCTGTGCATAGTTAA
- a CDS encoding TIGR02757 family protein, producing MEAKVIQYNQPGFIENDPIIIPHQFIKKQDIEIAGLFAATLAWGQRVTIINNCRRLLGWMDNDPYRFILHHRENDLKPFLDFRHRTFNTTDALYFIAFLRWYYSKHQSLEDAFCVEPAEPSVEVGLIHFHNLFFSLPDFPPRTRKHVATPERKSTCKRLAMYLRWMVRSDNRGVDFGIWKKIRPAQLVCPLDVHVERVARKFKLIKRKQTDWQTVLELTETLKMFDPIDPVKYDFALFGIGLEEKSTRI from the coding sequence TTGGAGGCTAAGGTTATTCAGTATAATCAGCCCGGGTTTATTGAAAACGATCCGATAATCATTCCGCATCAATTCATAAAAAAACAGGATATTGAAATAGCAGGACTATTTGCAGCCACGCTCGCCTGGGGGCAACGGGTTACCATTATTAATAACTGCCGCAGGTTGCTCGGATGGATGGATAACGATCCGTACCGGTTTATTCTCCACCATCGGGAAAACGATCTGAAACCGTTTCTTGATTTCCGGCACCGTACATTTAATACTACCGATGCCCTTTACTTTATTGCTTTTTTACGGTGGTATTACTCCAAACACCAATCGCTGGAAGATGCCTTTTGTGTGGAGCCGGCTGAACCCTCCGTTGAAGTGGGGCTGATTCATTTTCATAATCTTTTTTTCAGCCTGCCGGATTTTCCTCCCCGCACCAGAAAACATGTAGCCACTCCCGAAAGGAAATCAACCTGCAAGCGACTGGCCATGTACTTACGCTGGATGGTGCGCAGCGATAATCGCGGTGTTGATTTCGGCATCTGGAAAAAAATCAGGCCGGCCCAGTTGGTTTGTCCGCTGGATGTGCACGTTGAGCGGGTAGCCCGAAAATTTAAATTGATTAAACGAAAGCAAACCGACTGGCAAACCGTACTTGAACTTACCGAAACACTAAAAATGTTTGATCCAATCGATCCGGTGAAATACGACTTTGCTTTGTTTGGTATCGGACTAGAAGAAAAATCTACTCGTATTTAA
- a CDS encoding GxxExxY protein has protein sequence MTENEIANKVIGLAIDVHKVLGPGLLESAYKESLYYKIRKDGFYVEKEKAMPLIFDEVKLECGYRIDIDVENKLVIETKSVDALNDIHLAQTLTYLKLANYKLGLLINFNVVLLKEGIKRIINGHL, from the coding sequence ATGACAGAAAATGAAATAGCAAATAAAGTAATCGGATTGGCAATAGATGTCCATAAAGTCCTTGGGCCTGGTTTACTGGAAAGTGCCTATAAAGAAAGTTTATACTATAAGATCCGAAAGGATGGTTTTTATGTTGAGAAAGAAAAAGCAATGCCGCTGATTTTCGATGAGGTTAAGCTCGAATGTGGTTATCGAATCGATATTGATGTTGAAAACAAGCTTGTAATTGAAACGAAGAGTGTTGATGCTTTAAACGATATTCATTTGGCACAAACATTAACCTACCTTAAATTAGCAAATTATAAACTTGGTCTGCTAATAAATTTTAATGTAGTGTTACTAAAAGAAGGAATTAAACGAATAATTAATGGCCATTTGTAA